The Thermoflavifilum sp. genome contains a region encoding:
- a CDS encoding bifunctional 2-methylcitrate dehydratase/aconitate hydratase: MTALSNDRPQPDTLLVEIARYVLHTEITSEQAWTTAHYCLLDSIGCALEALSYPACTKLLGPIVPGTIVPNGARIPGTNYVLDPVQAAFTLGSMIRWLDYNDTWLAAEWGHPSDNLGGILAVADWLSRTAQAQSKPPLRMHDVLDAMIRAHEIQGVLALENAFNRVGLDHVILVKLATTAVTGKLLGLTEPELINAISHVFLDGHPLRTYRHAPNTGSRKSWAAGDATARGVRLALIARTGEMGYPGVITTPQWGFQDAVMHGQPLKLARSFGSYVMENVLFKISYPAEFHAQTAVEAAMQLHQQLKQMGKSAEDIAHIHIRTHQAALRIIDKKGPLHNPADRDHCLQYMIAVPLIFGRLTAADYEDEVAADPRIDILRGKMTTEEDPQFTRDYYDPEKRSIANALTLTLNDGTVLPEVVVEYPIGHKRRRAEGIPLLIEKFKRHLSHRFAEKQQQQILAHSLNLKQLIEMPVHEWVDLFVV, from the coding sequence ATGACAGCTCTTTCCAATGATCGTCCACAACCCGATACCTTGTTAGTAGAAATTGCTCGCTATGTGCTGCATACCGAAATCACCAGCGAACAGGCCTGGACTACAGCACATTATTGCTTGCTGGATAGTATCGGTTGCGCGCTGGAAGCGCTTTCCTATCCTGCCTGTACCAAGTTGCTGGGCCCCATCGTTCCCGGCACGATAGTTCCGAACGGCGCTCGCATACCGGGCACAAACTATGTGCTTGATCCGGTACAGGCTGCTTTCACACTGGGCAGCATGATCCGCTGGCTCGACTACAATGATACCTGGCTGGCCGCCGAATGGGGACATCCTTCCGATAACCTCGGGGGTATTCTTGCCGTGGCCGACTGGCTGTCGCGCACAGCTCAGGCACAAAGCAAGCCGCCCCTGCGCATGCACGATGTACTCGACGCCATGATCCGCGCCCACGAAATCCAGGGCGTGCTGGCCTTAGAGAACGCTTTCAACCGGGTGGGACTCGATCATGTGATTTTAGTGAAATTAGCCACCACCGCGGTAACGGGTAAGCTGCTCGGACTCACCGAACCAGAGCTCATCAACGCCATTTCGCACGTGTTTCTAGACGGCCATCCCCTGCGCACCTACCGCCACGCCCCCAATACGGGCAGCCGAAAATCATGGGCCGCAGGTGATGCCACCGCACGTGGCGTGAGGCTGGCTCTCATCGCCCGCACGGGCGAGATGGGTTATCCAGGCGTGATCACCACCCCTCAATGGGGCTTTCAGGACGCCGTGATGCACGGCCAACCCCTGAAGCTGGCCCGCTCCTTCGGTAGCTATGTGATGGAAAATGTGTTGTTTAAAATCAGCTATCCCGCCGAGTTTCACGCCCAGACCGCCGTAGAAGCCGCCATGCAACTGCACCAGCAGCTGAAGCAAATGGGCAAGTCGGCAGAAGATATCGCCCATATCCACATCCGTACGCACCAGGCCGCCCTGCGCATTATCGATAAAAAAGGCCCCCTGCACAACCCGGCCGACCGCGACCATTGCCTGCAATACATGATCGCCGTACCGCTGATCTTCGGCCGTCTTACGGCTGCCGATTATGAAGATGAAGTGGCTGCCGACCCCCGAATCGATATCCTCCGCGGGAAGATGACCACCGAGGAAGATCCGCAGTTTACCCGCGATTACTACGATCCAGAAAAACGATCCATCGCCAATGCCCTGACCCTGACCTTAAACGACGGTACTGTATTGCCTGAAGTGGTGGTGGAATACCCCATCGGCCACAAACGCCGGCGGGCAGAAGGCATACCGCTGCTGATCGAAAAATTCAAACGACATCTGAGCCATCGTTTTGCAGAAAAACAACAGCAGCAAATCCTTGCACATTCGCTCAACCTGAAACAACTGATCGAGATGCCGGTTCATGAATGGGTCGACCTCTTTGTGGTGTGA
- a CDS encoding tetratricopeptide repeat-containing sensor histidine kinase, with product MKLLRIVFTVFLFIHSILLGAFPLFGQAKVDSLLRLLAAHRQQDSLRVNLQLQIAHAYQPTDPGLAEYFATNAADLAQTLSYTPGLIEAQVIRASILARLQQYEQALALYLNALALAENNRDDVHAARIHQQLGDLYIRLGIDSLASASYQHAYALQQRLRDTSSLIHLSGALGNIRMRQLAQKPPSQRDFSQVFELFNQEFTFASMKGDSTGIADALDNMGYIYFMQGQYDKATWNFSTAFDMFQRLHQPQRIARLSYEIGDLLLAQGKYDEAENQLQKAYQMAVEQHDPFLLMRDCLKLALVKAMKNKPDEALLYQRQYEQLHDSLYSLQQSKTIAELIGQYRSQKNENLIVSLREQQQAQQHIIRRQLYWVITIGCILLLLIIIAILLWRENQLRKKHFDELQQKNQSIEITRNELEQKNKELEKLNKIKDRILSVISHDIRNPLASMEMMLELMKTGSLSMDEITHVTSSLSESLTETNNFLTNILEWSKSQMNGIHPKPTLVNIKDAVLENIRFCQWQAEKKKIQIRYDVPDRLQAYADREMLRIILRNITTNAIKFTNENGHIFIGAEKLNGMVKIWVKDDGVGIKPADRPKVFGMENFSSRGTANEIGTGLGLVLCKEMVESHGGSIWFESEENKGTTFYFTLPAQPRSTSFEN from the coding sequence ATGAAATTATTGCGGATTGTTTTTACTGTTTTTCTTTTCATCCATAGTATCCTGCTGGGTGCTTTTCCTTTGTTTGGCCAGGCGAAAGTGGATTCCCTGCTCAGGCTGCTTGCTGCCCATCGCCAGCAGGATAGCTTACGCGTGAACCTTCAATTGCAAATAGCCCATGCCTATCAACCCACCGATCCCGGGCTTGCGGAATATTTTGCAACAAATGCGGCTGATCTCGCGCAAACACTTTCTTATACGCCCGGGCTCATCGAGGCACAGGTAATACGCGCTTCAATCCTTGCCCGGCTTCAACAATACGAGCAAGCACTGGCGCTTTATCTGAACGCGCTGGCGCTTGCTGAAAATAATCGAGACGACGTGCATGCGGCTCGCATTCACCAACAATTAGGTGATCTGTACATTCGGCTGGGTATTGATTCACTCGCTTCAGCATCGTACCAGCATGCCTATGCTTTGCAACAACGCCTGCGCGATACTTCAAGCCTGATTCATTTATCGGGTGCACTGGGTAATATTCGGATGCGGCAACTGGCACAAAAACCGCCTTCCCAGCGCGATTTCTCTCAGGTATTCGAGCTCTTCAATCAAGAATTCACGTTTGCTTCGATGAAGGGCGATTCAACGGGTATAGCCGATGCGCTTGACAACATGGGCTACATTTACTTCATGCAGGGGCAATACGACAAAGCCACCTGGAACTTCTCCACAGCATTCGACATGTTTCAACGCCTGCATCAACCGCAACGTATTGCTCGCCTGAGTTACGAAATAGGAGATTTGTTGCTAGCACAGGGGAAATATGATGAAGCCGAAAACCAGCTGCAAAAGGCCTATCAAATGGCCGTCGAACAACACGACCCCTTTTTGCTCATGCGCGATTGTCTGAAACTGGCACTCGTAAAGGCTATGAAAAATAAGCCCGACGAAGCCCTGTTGTACCAACGCCAGTATGAGCAACTACACGATAGCCTCTACAGCCTGCAACAGAGCAAAACAATTGCTGAATTAATCGGGCAATACAGGAGCCAGAAAAATGAAAACCTCATCGTAAGCCTGCGCGAACAACAACAGGCTCAACAGCATATCATCCGACGCCAGCTCTACTGGGTCATCACCATTGGCTGCATCCTGCTGCTGCTGATCATCATAGCGATACTGCTATGGAGAGAAAACCAGCTTCGCAAAAAACATTTCGACGAACTTCAGCAAAAAAATCAAAGCATAGAAATTACCCGCAACGAGCTGGAGCAGAAAAATAAAGAGCTGGAAAAGCTGAATAAAATCAAAGACCGCATTCTTTCCGTCATTTCCCACGATATTCGTAACCCGCTCGCCAGCATGGAGATGATGCTGGAACTCATGAAAACAGGTAGTCTCTCTATGGATGAAATTACCCATGTCACTTCCAGTCTCTCCGAAAGCCTAACAGAAACGAATAATTTCCTTACCAATATTCTGGAGTGGTCAAAAAGCCAGATGAACGGCATCCACCCCAAGCCCACACTCGTAAACATTAAAGACGCCGTACTGGAGAATATCCGATTCTGTCAATGGCAGGCTGAAAAGAAAAAAATCCAGATTCGCTATGATGTGCCTGATCGCCTGCAGGCTTATGCCGATCGGGAAATGTTGCGCATCATCCTGCGCAACATCACCACCAATGCCATCAAATTCACCAACGAAAACGGCCATATTTTCATTGGTGCCGAAAAACTCAACGGCATGGTGAAGATCTGGGTGAAAGACGATGGCGTGGGCATTAAACCAGCCGACCGGCCCAAGGTATTCGGCATGGAAAACTTTTCCTCCCGCGGCACGGCCAACGAAATCGGCACCGGACTGGGATTGGTTTTGTGCAAAGAAATGGTGGAAAGCCACGGTGGTTCGATCTGGTTTGAAAGTGAGGAAAACAAAGGCACTACGTTTTATTTCACACTTCCTGCCCAACCCCGATCAACGAGTTTTGAAAACTAA
- a CDS encoding arginine decarboxylase, whose amino-acid sequence MNNTYTDLVRQTFEFPQEGFEIKDNYLYFNGVNLKALIDKYGTPMKITFLPKIGMQIQKAKRMFREAMKKHRYEGNYYYCYCTKSSHFSFIVEETLKHGVHLETSFTYDLEIIRKLYERKKITKDTIIICNGYKTRSYTRAIARLINNGFKNVIPVLDNKPELDEYRKLVHTREPVKIGIRIAAEEEPTFDFYTSRLGIRSKDVLEFYVDKIKGNPKFQLKMIHFFLNKGIKDDIYYWSELNKVLNIYCQLKKICPELDSLNIGGGFPIKHSLAFEYDYEYMVNQIVMNIKKACKRSRVPTPDIYTEFGSYTVGESGAMIYSVLGEKLQNDREIWYMIDSSFITTLPDTWGIGEKFLLLPINKWDSEYQQVNLGGLTCDSHDFYTSEEHINQVFLPKLDNHEPLYVGFFHTGAYQDQLSGYGGIKHCLIPSPKHVVIEYDRNGKLVDWLYAKEQSSRSMLKILGY is encoded by the coding sequence ATGAACAACACATACACCGACCTCGTCCGGCAAACGTTTGAATTTCCACAGGAAGGATTTGAAATCAAAGACAATTATCTCTATTTCAACGGGGTGAATCTGAAGGCCCTGATCGATAAGTATGGTACCCCCATGAAAATCACCTTCCTGCCCAAGATCGGCATGCAAATTCAAAAGGCCAAGCGCATGTTCAGGGAGGCCATGAAAAAACATCGCTATGAAGGCAATTATTACTATTGCTATTGCACGAAGAGTTCGCACTTTTCGTTCATTGTAGAAGAAACCCTCAAGCACGGCGTGCATCTGGAAACATCGTTTACCTATGATCTGGAAATCATCCGCAAACTCTACGAGCGCAAGAAAATTACCAAAGACACCATCATCATCTGCAACGGGTACAAAACCCGCTCATATACCAGAGCCATTGCCCGGCTTATCAACAACGGATTTAAGAATGTGATTCCGGTGCTGGACAACAAACCCGAACTCGATGAATATCGCAAACTGGTGCATACCCGCGAGCCGGTGAAAATCGGCATCCGCATCGCAGCAGAAGAAGAACCCACTTTCGATTTTTACACTTCACGCCTTGGCATTCGTTCAAAGGATGTGCTGGAATTTTATGTGGATAAAATCAAAGGCAATCCGAAGTTTCAACTGAAGATGATTCATTTCTTCCTGAACAAGGGTATCAAGGATGATATTTACTACTGGAGCGAACTGAACAAGGTGCTGAATATTTACTGCCAATTAAAAAAGATTTGTCCTGAGCTGGATTCGCTCAATATCGGAGGAGGTTTCCCCATCAAGCACTCCCTGGCCTTTGAATACGATTATGAATACATGGTGAACCAGATTGTGATGAACATCAAAAAGGCCTGCAAACGGAGTCGTGTGCCTACGCCCGATATTTACACCGAATTTGGTTCCTACACAGTTGGCGAAAGTGGTGCCATGATTTACAGTGTGCTGGGTGAAAAACTACAGAATGATCGGGAAATCTGGTACATGATCGATAGTTCGTTTATCACCACACTGCCCGATACCTGGGGTATAGGCGAGAAGTTTTTGTTGTTGCCCATCAATAAATGGGATTCGGAATATCAGCAGGTGAACTTAGGTGGGTTGACCTGCGACAGTCATGATTTTTATACCTCTGAAGAGCATATCAATCAGGTGTTTCTTCCGAAGCTGGATAATCACGAGCCTTTGTATGTGGGCTTCTTTCACACCGGTGCTTACCAGGATCAGCTCAGCGGATATGGGGGCATCAAACATTGCCTGATTCCTTCACCCAAACATGTGGTGATTGAGTATGATCGCAATGGCAAGTTGGTCGACTGGCTATATGCCAAAGAACAGAGCTCAAGAAGTATGCTGAAGATTTTAGGATACTAA
- a CDS encoding LacI family DNA-binding transcriptional regulator, with protein sequence MPKKNPITIYDLARELGISPSTVSRALHDNPVISAEVRKKVQALAKKLKYRQNTLAASLRMNRTHCIGIIVPRINRHFFATVISGMQDEAQEHGYTILIGQTNERIEREHMQLNAMISSRVDGIMVSPTMYTTNFSTFAQCKAHHIPLLFFDRTPQHGQHHRVVGDDFHGGWLATEHLIQQGYRRIAHFCGKLSASIYQQRLAGYRAALQHYGLSFHKRWVIEHELTAESTPGAIEKLLRLEPLPDAIFIANDTSALHSIKLLQTHGIRIPEDMGIVGYSNDPAGELISPPLSTIDQKGYLLGRTALQTMLDLIKYRDRKRTPSPITITIPVELIVRASSVKQPASSMQSLVS encoded by the coding sequence ATGCCGAAAAAAAATCCCATTACGATTTACGATCTTGCCCGGGAGCTGGGCATATCGCCATCTACCGTATCCAGAGCCCTGCACGATAATCCGGTGATCAGTGCAGAAGTACGCAAAAAAGTGCAGGCACTGGCTAAAAAACTCAAATATCGACAAAACACCCTCGCCGCCAGCTTACGCATGAATCGTACCCACTGCATAGGCATCATCGTACCCCGCATCAACCGGCATTTCTTCGCTACGGTAATCAGCGGTATGCAGGACGAGGCGCAGGAACATGGTTATACCATTCTCATCGGCCAGACGAACGAACGGATTGAACGCGAACACATGCAGCTGAACGCCATGATTTCGAGTCGTGTTGACGGCATCATGGTATCTCCAACCATGTACACCACGAATTTTTCGACGTTTGCCCAGTGCAAAGCCCATCATATCCCACTGCTATTTTTCGATCGCACACCACAGCATGGTCAGCATCACCGTGTCGTGGGTGATGATTTCCATGGTGGCTGGCTGGCCACCGAACATCTCATCCAACAGGGCTATCGGCGCATTGCACATTTTTGTGGAAAACTCAGCGCCAGCATTTATCAACAACGACTGGCGGGCTATCGGGCTGCCCTGCAACATTACGGCTTATCTTTTCACAAACGCTGGGTGATTGAACATGAACTCACGGCCGAATCCACACCAGGGGCTATTGAAAAACTATTGCGCCTGGAACCGCTTCCAGATGCGATTTTTATTGCTAACGATACCAGCGCATTGCATAGCATCAAGCTGTTGCAAACGCATGGTATTCGCATTCCCGAAGACATGGGCATCGTGGGTTATTCCAATGACCCGGCAGGAGAGCTCATCAGCCCACCACTTTCAACCATCGATCAAAAAGGATATTTACTCGGACGTACTGCCCTGCAGACGATGCTGGACCTCATCAAATATCGCGACAGAAAACGTACACCTTCACCCATTACCATTACCATTCCTGTAGAACTCATCGTTCGGGCTTCATCCGTGAAACAGCCCGCATCGAGCATGCAAAGCTTAGTATCCTAA
- a CDS encoding ABC transporter permease — translation MRQSLQIFVNSLWMTLEELKVNRLRTFLSLLGVTVGIFCIIAVLTITGSLEYNIRQEVQSLGSNVIYVQKWPWGGGGEYPWWKYVNWPEPTFQEYKALEKRVNGASATCYVFGAGNQEVDYGDGYMSGVTVQGVTQQFNQIIDLNFQEGRYFTPYEGTGATPVVILGANIWEGLFGDASNAIGKYVRIHNKELRVIGALQKYGSSFINAFDFDNSVFIPYFTARTIVKDQDPTFMVEAAPGVSVDALKEELRGEMRAIRMLRPTDEDNFSLNEISAVSGTLDQLFGSINTGGWFIGIFALIVGAFGIANIMFVSVKERTNMIGIKKAIGARRGTILGEFLMESVILCLIGGLMGIFLVYIGTKLATGFFSYTVFLSAGNFFTGIFVSVLTGVIAGYIPAYHAARLDPVVAIRS, via the coding sequence ATGCGCCAGAGCTTGCAGATTTTTGTTAACAGCCTGTGGATGACCCTCGAAGAGCTAAAGGTCAACAGGTTGCGCACTTTTCTTTCGCTGTTGGGCGTTACTGTGGGTATTTTCTGCATCATTGCCGTGCTCACCATTACGGGTAGTCTGGAATACAATATCCGGCAGGAGGTGCAATCGTTGGGCAGCAATGTGATTTATGTGCAGAAATGGCCCTGGGGTGGGGGCGGAGAGTATCCCTGGTGGAAATATGTAAACTGGCCCGAACCTACTTTTCAGGAATACAAAGCTTTAGAAAAGCGGGTGAATGGTGCATCGGCAACATGTTATGTATTCGGTGCCGGCAATCAGGAGGTTGATTATGGCGATGGTTATATGAGTGGGGTGACGGTGCAGGGAGTAACCCAGCAGTTCAATCAGATTATTGATTTAAATTTTCAGGAGGGAAGATATTTCACACCTTATGAAGGCACGGGAGCGACGCCGGTGGTGATCTTAGGGGCCAACATCTGGGAAGGTTTGTTCGGAGATGCCAGTAATGCAATCGGGAAATATGTGCGTATTCATAACAAGGAATTACGCGTGATCGGTGCATTGCAGAAGTATGGCAGCAGTTTCATCAACGCTTTTGACTTCGATAATTCCGTGTTTATCCCGTATTTCACCGCACGCACGATTGTCAAAGATCAGGATCCCACATTTATGGTGGAGGCAGCCCCGGGTGTATCGGTGGATGCGCTCAAAGAAGAATTGCGTGGCGAAATGCGGGCCATTCGCATGCTGCGGCCTACAGATGAAGATAATTTTTCGTTGAATGAGATCAGTGCTGTGAGTGGAACGCTCGATCAGCTGTTTGGAAGTATCAATACGGGCGGATGGTTTATCGGTATTTTTGCTTTGATTGTAGGAGCATTCGGTATAGCCAACATTATGTTTGTTTCTGTCAAGGAGCGAACCAATATGATTGGTATCAAAAAAGCCATTGGAGCACGTCGGGGCACCATCCTGGGCGAGTTTCTGATGGAATCGGTTATCCTGTGTTTAATTGGAGGCTTGATGGGTATTTTTCTGGTTTACATCGGTACCAAGCTGGCTACAGGCTTTTTCAGTTATACCGTATTCTTATCCGCAGGCAATTTCTTTACGGGTATATTTGTTTCGGTATTAACTGGTGTGATAGCAGGTTATATTCCCGCCTATCATGCTGCCCGCCTTGACCCCGTGGTGGCCATTCGCAGCTGA
- a CDS encoding sigma-54 dependent transcriptional regulator, protein MPTILVIDDEKAIRKTLNDILSYEGYAVEEAADGEQGLNLFKQKNYDAVLCDIKMPKLDGIEWLTRAREINPDVPIIMISGHGNIETAVDAVKKGAFDYIAKPPDLNRLLITLRNALDKTTLVAETRVLKKKVYGLQEMIGESPAMQKIRETIDRVAPTEARVLITGENGVGKELVARWIHEKSHRARGPLVEVNCAAIPSELIESELFGHEKGSFTSAIKQRIGKFEQAHGGTLFLDEIGDMSLDAQAKVLRALQEGKITRVGGDKDIQVDVRVIAATNKNLLQEVEAKRFRLDLYHRLSVVIIHVPSLNERKEDIPLLADYFLEEICKEYGIFKKKIERQAIELLQQMEWTGNIRELRNVIERLIIFSDKTITAQHVMDYVMPFKESKQKN, encoded by the coding sequence ATGCCAACCATTCTGGTGATCGACGACGAAAAAGCTATCCGCAAAACATTGAACGACATCCTCAGCTATGAAGGATATGCCGTGGAAGAAGCCGCCGACGGTGAACAGGGCCTGAACCTGTTCAAACAAAAAAACTACGATGCCGTATTGTGTGACATTAAAATGCCCAAATTAGACGGTATCGAATGGCTCACCAGAGCGCGGGAAATTAATCCTGATGTACCCATCATCATGATTTCCGGGCATGGCAATATCGAAACAGCCGTGGATGCCGTGAAAAAAGGGGCATTCGACTATATTGCCAAACCACCCGACCTGAATCGCCTGCTCATCACCCTGCGCAACGCACTCGACAAAACCACGCTGGTAGCCGAGACCCGCGTATTGAAGAAAAAAGTTTACGGCCTCCAGGAAATGATTGGCGAGTCGCCCGCCATGCAAAAGATCCGGGAAACGATCGACCGGGTGGCTCCTACGGAAGCCCGGGTGTTGATCACCGGCGAAAACGGCGTGGGTAAAGAACTGGTGGCACGCTGGATTCATGAAAAAAGCCATCGTGCCAGAGGCCCGCTGGTGGAGGTCAATTGCGCGGCCATACCATCGGAACTCATCGAAAGCGAATTATTCGGGCATGAAAAAGGTTCGTTTACTTCAGCCATCAAACAGCGTATCGGCAAATTTGAACAGGCGCATGGCGGCACCCTGTTTCTCGATGAAATTGGCGATATGAGTCTGGATGCACAGGCCAAAGTGTTGCGGGCCCTGCAGGAAGGCAAGATCACGCGTGTGGGCGGTGATAAAGATATTCAGGTGGATGTGCGGGTCATTGCCGCGACCAATAAAAACCTGTTGCAAGAGGTGGAAGCCAAACGTTTCCGACTCGACCTGTATCATCGATTGAGCGTGGTTATCATCCACGTACCCTCACTCAATGAGCGCAAAGAAGATATTCCCCTGCTGGCCGATTATTTTCTGGAAGAAATCTGCAAAGAATATGGCATCTTCAAAAAAAAGATAGAACGTCAGGCTATTGAACTCCTGCAGCAAATGGAATGGACGGGGAACATCCGCGAACTACGCAATGTCATTGAACGCCTGATCATTTTCTCCGATAAAACCATCACTGCACAACACGTGATGGATTATGTGATGCCTTTTAAAGAAAGCAAACAAAAAAATTAA
- a CDS encoding pyruvate dehydrogenase complex E1 component subunit beta: protein MRQIQFRQALREAMVEEMRRDETIFLMGEEVAEYNGAYKVSQGMLEEFGPRRVIDTPISELGFAAIGVGAAQNGLRPIIEFMTWNFALLALDQILNNAAKMLAMSGGQIGCPIVFRGPNGSAGQLAAQHSQAFEAMYAHMPGLKVISVSTPYDAKGLLKSAIRDDDPVIFMESELMYGDVGEVPEEEYLIPIGKADVKRAGKDVTIVSYNKTMKVALGAAEELAKEGIEAEVIDLRTIRPLDWQTIGDSVKKTNRLVIVEEQWPFASVGAEIAYRIQKEYFDYLDAPIRRLASADTPMHYAPTLVKAYLPSIERTVKLVKEVMYLKK, encoded by the coding sequence ATGAGACAGATTCAATTCCGCCAGGCATTACGCGAAGCAATGGTTGAAGAAATGCGCCGCGATGAAACCATTTTCCTGATGGGCGAAGAAGTTGCAGAATATAACGGCGCATACAAAGTAAGCCAGGGTATGCTGGAAGAGTTCGGACCCCGGCGGGTAATCGATACACCGATTTCTGAACTGGGCTTTGCCGCCATCGGCGTGGGGGCAGCACAAAATGGTCTGCGTCCCATCATCGAGTTCATGACCTGGAACTTTGCGCTGCTGGCGCTTGATCAAATTTTGAATAATGCCGCCAAGATGCTTGCCATGAGCGGCGGCCAGATCGGTTGTCCTATCGTTTTTCGCGGTCCCAACGGCTCGGCCGGACAGCTGGCGGCTCAGCACTCGCAGGCCTTCGAAGCGATGTATGCCCATATGCCCGGACTGAAAGTGATCTCCGTATCCACGCCTTACGACGCCAAAGGCCTGCTGAAATCGGCTATCCGCGACGACGATCCCGTGATTTTCATGGAAAGCGAATTGATGTACGGCGATGTGGGCGAGGTACCGGAAGAGGAATATTTGATCCCGATCGGAAAAGCCGATGTGAAACGTGCAGGTAAGGATGTAACGATTGTTTCGTACAACAAAACCATGAAAGTGGCACTGGGCGCAGCTGAAGAATTAGCGAAAGAAGGTATTGAAGCCGAAGTGATTGACCTGCGCACCATCCGTCCGCTCGACTGGCAAACAATCGGTGATTCCGTGAAAAAAACCAACCGGCTGGTTATCGTGGAAGAACAATGGCCCTTTGCCTCCGTGGGTGCGGAAATCGCTTACCGGATTCAAAAAGAATATTTCGATTATCTCGATGCACCCATCCGGCGCCTGGCTTCTGCCGATACGCCCATGCACTATGCACCCACCCTGGTCAAGGCCTATCTGCCAAGCATCGAACGCACCGTGAAGCTGGTGAAAGAAGTGATGTATCTGAAAAAATAG